A region of Panicum virgatum strain AP13 chromosome 8N, P.virgatum_v5, whole genome shotgun sequence DNA encodes the following proteins:
- the LOC120686724 gene encoding uncharacterized protein LOC120686724 gives MSNDQQGDVPGGYFVGRPTNHAPDSTDEPAAGGSSGGGEHTPGDYFVGRPENHRKLEQEPAPKPATKQSTPGFLAKCCPCLGAGAAD, from the exons ATGAGCAACGACCAGCAGGGCGACGTTCCAG GGGGCTACTTCGTTGGCCGCCCGACGAACCACGCGCCGGACAGCACAGACGAACCAgccgccggcggcagcagcggaggcggcgagcACACTCCTGGCG ATTACTTCGTCGGCCGTCCGGAGAACCATCGCAAGCTGGAACAAGAACCGGCACCCAAGCCGGCCACAAAACAGAGCACGCCAGGCTTCTTGGCCAAATG CTGTCCATGCCTCGGCGCTGGAGCTGCCGATTAG